In Oceanobacillus sp. FSL K6-2867, one DNA window encodes the following:
- a CDS encoding RES family NAD+ phosphorylase, translating to MTFKKENSDKYINKEFQAPVKALSSIESQIKKPDSTLKALSSIESQIKMPDSTLKALGGIGSQIKMPDSTLKALGGIGSQIKMPDSTLEAMSNIATEIQLKPLSSNWVLTSPVIKEMSLFNENLDANKIFSRIPREEYSLNQSYNNESNTLEFVLENKENKESIPLKDIPSTLAIIDILESLTIEDVFEFYRHLVKFPMLGVQHPVGERIFNEINKVILQTFEQIELYRVRGRNLNERALPYTDLEMFEAPHGVAGHGRFNVIGQGELYTCSSRNVALKEIAIESSDLRYDIIEWKLIQPVRLLDLSGYDSPLVQYTSFEMSTSNKQEYLIPNFLSQCVKFHGITGIRYKSIAESNATNYVFFDFEKRWFETINMEVDIGYKSDELQVTH from the coding sequence TTGACATTTAAAAAAGAAAATTCAGATAAATATATAAATAAAGAATTTCAAGCACCTGTAAAAGCATTGAGTAGTATAGAATCGCAAATAAAGAAACCAGACAGTACGCTAAAAGCATTGAGTAGTATAGAATCGCAAATAAAGATGCCAGACAGTACGCTAAAAGCATTGGGTGGTATAGGATCGCAAATAAAGATGCCAGACAGTACGCTAAAAGCATTGGGTGGTATAGGATCACAAATAAAGATGCCAGACAGTACGCTAGAAGCCATGAGTAATATTGCTACCGAGATCCAACTAAAACCTCTTAGTTCTAATTGGGTTCTTACAAGTCCGGTTATTAAAGAAATGTCTTTATTTAATGAAAATCTAGATGCAAACAAAATATTCAGTAGAATCCCGAGAGAAGAATATAGCCTTAATCAAAGCTATAATAATGAAAGTAATACCTTGGAATTTGTTTTAGAAAACAAAGAAAACAAAGAGTCAATTCCATTAAAAGATATTCCAAGCACCTTAGCAATTATTGATATTTTAGAAAGTCTAACAATAGAAGATGTTTTTGAATTTTATAGGCATTTAGTGAAATTTCCGATGCTAGGTGTACAACATCCAGTCGGAGAAAGGATTTTCAATGAAATAAACAAAGTTATTCTTCAAACTTTTGAACAAATAGAATTATATCGTGTTAGGGGTAGAAATTTAAATGAGAGGGCGCTTCCTTATACTGATTTAGAAATGTTTGAAGCACCGCACGGAGTTGCTGGTCATGGAAGATTTAATGTTATTGGCCAAGGGGAGCTTTATACTTGTTCGAGTAGAAACGTGGCTTTGAAAGAAATAGCCATAGAAAGCTCAGATTTAAGATATGATATTATAGAATGGAAACTTATACAGCCTGTCCGTTTACTTGATTTATCCGGTTATGATTCTCCATTAGTACAGTATACTAGCTTTGAGATGTCCACTAGCAATAAACAAGAATATCTAATCCCTAATTTTTTATCACAATGTGTTAAATTCCATGGCATAACAGGGATAAGATACAAAAGTATTGCTGAAAGTAATGCAACAAATTATGTGTTTTTTGATTTTGAAAAAAGATGGTTTGAAACGATTAATATGGAAGTAGATATAGGGTACAAATCAGATGAATTACAGGTAACCCATTAA
- a CDS encoding DUF4365 domain-containing protein: MNKKGKAVLYLNRSQYDEKSINEGKSRRFFEGVIEENGWKYRVQDKDNDIDGEIEVFSMVGETTAKIVKVQLKSTTSVKKGKELITFDCPVKFLNFCDVCDIPVIIVLYDVEEKRAYWLWTQQYIFKVLEKNNGNWRNNTSSVTIKIPIENEVSEESCFYDEIKGISINGINEIQQWRKQDTSEHYFTILEEKDDSNFNNRRISAKIYLERSFATSRDSTIELIKKINAKIKNNRYNKRILEGRSVKSEPDYVWLSFYDDLIQFEYGLPFCRTEWINRKNSPSLFIKDYDQLIGEDNIRVKWEYNRPLQDYLLLNSTSKTYYLEGVREALLFAKSELELLQKLFAEEDISNFYNYIIGKRGEYSSNYILLSDCLPPYECKTLHRALEAALGDLDNLAIAIEGNERNKQYLNYQFISEFYKHLVILNYEIEKIL, translated from the coding sequence ATGAACAAAAAAGGAAAGGCTGTTTTATATTTGAATAGGTCTCAATATGATGAAAAAAGTATCAATGAGGGTAAGTCAAGAAGGTTTTTCGAAGGTGTAATTGAGGAGAATGGATGGAAATACAGAGTACAAGACAAAGACAATGATATTGATGGAGAGATAGAGGTTTTTTCTATGGTAGGCGAAACCACTGCCAAAATTGTTAAAGTACAGTTGAAATCAACAACTTCAGTAAAAAAGGGTAAGGAACTGATTACTTTTGACTGTCCAGTAAAATTTTTAAACTTTTGTGATGTGTGTGATATTCCAGTTATCATAGTTCTCTATGATGTTGAAGAGAAGAGAGCATATTGGTTATGGACTCAGCAATATATATTCAAAGTATTAGAAAAAAATAATGGAAATTGGAGAAATAACACCTCATCAGTGACCATTAAGATACCAATTGAAAATGAAGTATCAGAAGAAAGTTGTTTTTATGACGAAATAAAAGGCATATCGATTAATGGAATAAATGAAATTCAACAGTGGAGAAAACAAGATACTAGTGAACATTATTTTACCATATTAGAGGAGAAAGATGATTCTAATTTTAACAACAGAAGAATTAGTGCCAAAATTTACTTAGAACGTTCGTTTGCCACGTCAAGGGATTCAACTATTGAGTTGATAAAAAAGATTAACGCGAAGATTAAAAACAATAGATATAATAAGCGAATATTAGAAGGAAGAAGTGTTAAGTCAGAACCAGACTATGTTTGGTTATCTTTCTATGATGATTTGATTCAATTTGAATATGGACTCCCATTTTGTAGAACTGAATGGATTAATAGGAAAAACAGCCCTTCATTATTTATAAAGGATTACGACCAGCTAATTGGTGAAGACAATATAAGAGTAAAGTGGGAATATAACAGACCATTGCAAGATTACCTTTTGTTAAACTCAACCTCAAAAACTTATTATTTAGAAGGTGTAAGAGAAGCTCTATTATTTGCAAAAAGTGAACTTGAATTACTTCAGAAATTATTTGCTGAGGAAGATATTAGTAACTTTTATAACTACATAATTGGAAAGCGAGGAGAATATAGCAGTAACTATATTTTGTTAAGTGATTGCCTTCCACCTTATGAGTGTAAAACGCTTCATAGGGCTTTGGAAGCTGCACTGGGTGACTTGGATAATTTGGCTATCGCTATTGAAGGAAATGAAAGAAATAAACAGTATTTAAATTATCAATTTATAAGTGAATTTTATAAGCACCTTGTAATACTCAATTATGAAATAGAGAAAATACTATAA